The genome window TGGGTGTTAGGTAACTTAGCGTGGATTTCTTCAATACGGCTGATAGCTAGGATTTCACCAGTAGGCTTACGGGTAAATTTGTAAGCACCGTGGCTGGTACCAATGGCAACTGCTAAAGCGTCAACCTGGGTGCGCTCTACGAATTCCACAGCCTCTTCAGGATCGGTTAGTAATTGAGAATGATCTAATTTTCCTTCAAAACCATGACCATCTTCTGCTTCACCCATACCAGTTTCGAGAGAACCTAAACAACCTAATTCTCCTTCTACACTAGCACCTACAGAGTGAGCAACTTTTACAACTTCTGCAGTTACATTAACGTTATACTCAAAAGTCGCAGGGCTTTTAGCATCTTCTTGTAAAGAACCGTCCATCATAACGCTGGTAAACCCATTACGGATAGCAGAATAACAAGTTGCAGGGCTGTTACCATGGTCTTGGTGCATAGCAACAGGAATATGAGGGTAGGTTTCTACCGCTGCTAAAATTAGGTGACGAAGGAAGTTTTCTCCAGCGTATTTACGAGCGCCACGGGAAGCCTGTAAAATTACAGGACTATCAGCTTCATGAGCTGCTTCCATGATAGAAAGAATTTGCTCTAGGTTGTTAACGTTGAATGCGGGGATGCCGTAGCCATTTTCTGCTGCATGGTCGAGCAGAAGTCTCATAGGAACTAAAGCCATAAATTGCCTCCGTTAAAATTTTTTTATAGTAATTTAAGATTTTCTATGTTAAGGATCTTAACTCATTATGGTTGGATCTTCAGATATTTTTCAGATTTTTCTGTGATCTCTGTTATTATTTTGTCTAAGTTATCGATTGCTCTTTCGAGGCTATTTTTTTACAGGAAATCTCAAAATAGAAAATGTAATGGTCTGATTTGTTTTAAGGGGCGCTGGGGTCAACAAATTTCTGCACAGATTGTCTATTATTCCTCGGTAGTACGGGCGAAACTCCAAATTTTCCAAGCACCTAAGCAAAGGGTACAGTTGCCGATAACGGTGGTTAAGGCTTGAATAGTAACCAACCATTCTAAACTAGGAAGATTGTCGTAAAAATGCCAAGTACAAGCACACATGGCGCTAATTAATGCGGGTAACATACCCCATGCCAACCAACGCCAACTATCTTCCCCTGTCACTTCGGCATAACGCCAGATAAACCAAATAGCGACAATCCATTCAATGACACTGGAAACATGGACTATCCAAGTGGGAATTGATAATGCGTGCATAATTTCTGTTTCAAAATAGTTACTCATGGCTGATTATTTTTATACTAACTCTTGTCTTACTCTTTCCCCATCTTTTTTGATAATATAAGCTGGTATTCCTACCACTACACAGTTAGGGGGTACATTTTTAGTCACTACGGCATTGGCACCGATTACTACGTTATCACCGATGTCGATATTACCGAATACTTTTGCCCCAGCGGTAATTCTGACGTTATTACCAATATTTGGTCGGCCTGTTTTATCTTTGTAGCCGATGGTTACTTGTTGGTTTATCCAGCAGTTTTCTCCTATGTCTGCCATGATAATGGTACTAAATCCATGTTGAATGAATAATCCCCCACCAATATTACAGGATTGGTCTAGGAAAAAATAGCCACAGGGGCGATAAATTATCTTCAAAATATACATAGATATTTTGGCGGATAAGTTCCCTTTTGATAAACGAAAGTAATATAAGTTACGATATTCTGGAGAGTTTTGAAGTATGTGGATTAGTTGAATATTTGAGCTATTTGCTTCTATGGATAAGCATTCAATCCACTTTGTTATATCCTTTTTTATTAATTCTTTTTCTGTGGTCAAATAATAAGGAATTAATAGGGGAGAAAAAATGATAAATTTAATATAAAACCATATTGTTTTGATGATATTTTTCATCTATTTTTTTACATAAATAATTTATTTCTAGTTTATTTATTTTTCGATATTAGATCCCATTATAAAAAACTTGAACAACAAATTTCCCTCGTCAAGTCCCCATAATAGGGAACTTTAATGGTTATATTTACTGATGATAATTTACTGTTAATTGGCTAGGTATAGTGAGTCCTGCGGAGCCGCTCCCTTTGCGATCGCCCTTAAGAATTATTCCTCTATTATTAGCTTCTAAATGGCGTAAAATTTTATAAATAGCTTCTACTTCTTGAGGATCAACTTTATTAGCGATATCAGCAATTTTCAAAGAATTATTAGAGCTTTTAACTACTTCTAAAACTCTCCTTTGTAAATCTAAAATAGAAGCAGCCGCCTTTTTACCAGCCTCAACCCCAGGTTGATGATAGGCATTCACATTAATTAGATAAGCGTAAATACTTACAGCCCTTTCATAGAGTGCAATTAAAGCACCTACCATTTTTGGCGTAACTTCATTAATAGTCACAGTAATGGAGTCTCTACCATTGTCATAGAGAGCTTTTCTAGTACCCTGTAACAAGCCCGAAAGATAATCACCACTGGTGATGTTAGGCTCTAATTCCAAGGAATTTTCAGCCCTATCTTTTAATACCTCAATAAAAGTAACAAAGAAATTAGCAACCCCTTCCCTCAACTGTTGTACGTAAGCGTGTTGATCCGTTGAACCTTTGTTACCATATACAGCAATACCCTGATAAACTTTATTGCCGTCCAAGTCTTCTTCTTTACCCAAAGACTCCATTACCAACTGTTGTAGATAACGGCTAAACAACAATAAACTATCCTTGTAGGGTAAGATTACCATGTCTTTCTCCCCTTTACCATTCCCTGCATAATACCAACCAAGGGCAAGGAGGGCCGCAGGATTCTTTTTCACATCAGGGATGCGGGTAGCCATATCCATTTCCCTCGCCCCGTCTAGCATGGCTTGAATATCTATGCCTTCAAGGGCAGCAGGTAATAATCCTACGGCGGATAATTCTGAGGTACGCCCCCCTACCCAATCAAACATGGCGAAACAATTAAGCCATTTTTCTTCTTGAACAACTTTATATAGTTTACTGCTATCATCCATCATGGTAATGGCTACGGCATAGTCAGGGAAATTTAAGTCCTTATTTTCATAGGCTTTTTTGGCTTCCAACATTCCGTTACGGGTTTCGGGAGTGCCTCCTGATTTACTAATTACTAGCACAAGGGTAGTTTTTAGCTTGTCTCCGATTTGGGCTAAGGTGCGATCGATTCCTGCGGGATCTGTGTTATCAATGAAATGAATCTTTAAAGGAGGATGGGTGTCTGTCAGGGCAGAAGATACAAATTGAGGACCTAAAGCTGAACCTCCAATACCAATAGATAGTAAATCAGTAAATTTTTCTCCGTTAGGGGTGGTAATCTTGCCTGAGTGAATATCTGTGGTAAATGCTTTTATTTTTGCTAAACTATCGTTAATTTCTTTTTTGATTTCTTGATTAGGTGCTATGTCTGCATTGCGTAACCAATAATGCCCTACCATTCTTTTTTCGTCGGGATTGGCGATCGCCCCTTGTTCTAATTTTTCTACCGCATCAAAGGCATCAACAAATTTGGGTTGCAGATTGTTGTAAAAATCATCATCAAAACCCATGCGACTTATATCAACATAAAGCTCTAAACCTTCATGATAATAAAGCCAGTCTTGATAACGTTGCCACAATTGTAAATTATCCATCATCTTTTATTTAATCTGATTCTGTCCATATTATGATCGACAATCAATAAAAAACAACCCCGTTGTGGATTTCTATGTATCGAGAATTGATTGTTATTAATTTACGACCATACCAACCCTTAATCACAGCCTAATTAAACTTAGCTTTTGCCCGTTGATAAACTTCTACCGTAATAGTTGCTTCTCCGTTTTCTTGGGCAAACTTTTCAATTTTTTTCCTCGCTGCAGGGCGCACAAAAAAAGGTATTTCTTTCAACTTTGCTTCAGCTTCTGAGGTCCATTCCATAAGATTTCTTTTTATTACTGATTACTTTTGTAAGGCAATTGTACCTTGAAAAATATACAACATGAAAGTTATGGTTGTTACTTTTTTCTGTTTTACTTGTAAAACTATTATTTAATTGTAGTAATTTTAAATGATTTATCAAAAAATAATCTTCCACAATGGAAATGTAATAGATTCATTTTATTTATTTAAAAATAGACCTATTTTTTTATTACTGTTTATTTTTTTATGAAACTGATGCACATACTTTTACAATACATATTACGTAGTATTTGTACTAACCTCGCACTTTTATTGTATTACATCAAAGTTATTTTATAATTTTTTCCTAAAATGTATTGACTATTACAACAAAACCAATAAATATCTTTTAATATGTAGCTAAATCTTAAGAAAATATTAAAAGTATGAATACTCCAACAAGTCTAATCCTTTCTAACAGTATCTTTGAATGGAATCAATGGAGAAAAGAAAATCCCGATGTTATCCCAAATTTAAGCGGAGTTGATCTAACAAAACAAGATTTAAGGAATATTAATTTGAGTTCGACAATTTTATTACGAGCAAATTTAACTGGTGTTAATTTGAGTAATGCTAATTGTCGTAATGCTAATTTTGAAGGGGCAAATTTAACAGAAGCAATTGTTGATGATAGTAATTTTAGTAAGGCTAATATGGCTGGTATAAATTTAGCAAAAAGTCATATTAATAATACAGATTTTAGCGGTGTGGATTTAAGCCATAGTAATCTCACGAAGGCTGAGTTGATAGAATGTTATTTGATTAAGGCAAATTTAAAATTAGCGATTTTGCAGGAAACTAACTTAAATAACTCTTATCTCACTCAGGCTAATTTAATGGATGCAAAGTTAGTCCAGAGTAATTTAACTAATGTAGATTTAAGTAATGCTAATGTTGTGGGTGCAAATTTTGCAAAAGCAGATTTAACGGGAGTAACTATTGAGGATTGGATGATTGATAGAACAACAAAACTTGATCAAGTTTATTGTAATTATTTTTATTGTCAATCAAGACAGAAAATAATTAACGATAACGGTAACTTGGTTAATTTTGAAGTCTTAATCAGTAAGGTAAATCAAGAGAATGTAATACAAGTAGAGAATAATGTACCTGATTATAGGTATACCCCCGCCCTACTTAATAAAAACATTCCTTATAACCAGAAAAATAATAAGCAGTTTAACCCAAAAAAAGAATATCTTGACTCATCTATTCAAAGACTACAAAGTAGATGGAAAAATCATCAAAATTAGTCTTTTGCTTAAACAATGAATAATCTTACACAAGGGATTTTTACCCCTTATTTTTTCTTGTATTTTTGTCACAAAAGACGAATATTAAGCACACATTGAGATAAAGTCAATTACTTTTCTGACTAAGTCTGGTTTTGTTACCGCAAGGATAGTTGATCCTTTTTCAAGAATAGTATTACCATTCGGTATCATTAAATCTTCGTGGGGATGAGCTTGATAACCGATAATGAGAGTACCTGCTGGAAAACGAGGGTCCTGCGCTAGTTCGGCAAGACTACGACCTACAATATAACACTGATCTGGAATAGAAAGTTTTACAACCTCTACTTGTCCTTGTTCAAAATGCATCATGGCATCTACTTGAGGATATTCGATCGCATTTATCATTCGATTAATAGCCAATTGGGTGGTGCTAATGATATGGGTAGCACCTGCTAAAAGGTAAGGCTCATAAAAATCACTATCATTCATCCTCACTACAATTTGGGGTACTCCATAATGTTTAGAGAGAGTTACCATGGCTAAATTTAAGGCATCTTCCCGCAGGGCAGCAATGACAGAAGTTGCTTTACTGATACCTGCTTCCATTAGTAGGGTGGTATTTACGGCACTACCTTCAAAAGCCATTACCCCAATTTTTTCTCTGGCATATTGACAAGCAAGAGGATCAGCGTCTATAACTGCTACAGTATGATTTATGGCTAGTAGGGCTTTTGCCAATTCTAAGCCCGTCATTCCTGCACCACCAATTAAAATGTACATTATTTCCTCTTTTTCTCGACACTGTCAGTTATGATAGCTTATGTTTTTACCGTAAATGAGAGAATATTATTGGTGAGTTTAAAAATTGTTGAGTTAAGTTAAACGTAATATGCCTGTACCAGCAGAATATCAACGAGCTTCTGACCAATTTTACGACTATCTTGTGGATGCACGGGATACGGCAGGTTTTTGGAGTACCCATGTAACATATACTATGACTCAGGGGGTTTTTCAAGTATTTCGTCGTCGGCTTTCCACGAAAGATGCGATCGCATTTGCCAATATTTTACCCATTTGTCTAAGGGCTTTATTTGTGAGTGATTGGGATGTCGATGAGGAAAAGAAGCTATTTACCAGTCTTGAGGAAATGACAGAGGAAGTAAAGTTGCTGCGAAAAGATCATAATTTTTCTACGGAAACAGCAATTAAAGATGTTGCCAAAGCATTGAGAAGACAGGTAGATGAGGAAGCCTTTGATAATTTACTAGCACAATTACCTGAAGGGGCGATGGAATTTTGGCAATCATGATTGAGACAGGAGGAGCTAAATAAGAAGCTGGAAGTATTGAGGGTGAGGGTTATGGATGATTGAAAATAGATAACCTACCTTCTACCTCTTGCCCCCCTCACTAAAAAACTTTTTTATTAATCCCTATCTAGAGACTAAAACCTTACCTTTTCTAGCAGTTTTTTCCCGTAGGGCAACCAAAAGAGAATCGACGTTAACTTTAGCATCCCCAAAGAGCATTTTAGTATTTTCTTTATAGAATAAAGGATTATCTACCCCCGCATAACCTGTGGCTAAACTCCGTTTCATGACTACGCAATTTTGAGCTTTCCATACTTCTAAGACGGGCATACCTGAGATCGCACTTTGAGGGTCTTCTAATGCGCTAGGATTAACAGTATCATTAGCCCCAATCACTAACACCAAATCAGTTTCAGGGAAATCCTCATTAATTTCATCCATTTCCAAAACGATGTCATAGGATACATTCGCCTCCGCTAATAATACATTCATATGCCCCGGTAAACGTCCTGCCACGGGATGAATACCAAAACGCACATTTACCTTACGACTTTTAAGAATTTTAGTAATTTCCGAAACCCCATGCTGGGCTTGGGCTACTGCCATGCCATAACCAGGGGTAATAATTACGCTTTTGGCTTCTACTAACATATCTGCCACCTCATCGATGTTAGTTGCCACCGCTTCTCCTACCTCTTGTTTTTCCCCAGAGGCAGTTTTTTTGTTACCTTCCCCAAAACCACCCAGAATCACACTGATAAACGAACGATTCATGGCTTTACACATAATGAAACTAAGGATGGCACCACTACTACCTACCAAAGCCCCTGTGATAATTAATAAGTCATTATTGAGCATAAAACCTGCGGCGGCGGCGGCCCATCCAGAATAACTGTTGAGCATGGAAATAACTACGGGCATATCAGCGCCCCCAATTCCTGCCACAAGATGAATACCCAATAAACAAGCAATCCCTGTCATGATGAGGAGGGGTTGTAATCCTGTTTCGGTATTCAGGAAATTATAACCAAGGTAAATCGTAGCCCCTAACATACCCAAATTGAGAAAGTGTCGGGCTGGTAACATGAGAGGTTTTGAGCTAATGATAGCGCGTAATTTTCCAAAGGCGATAATTGAGCCTGTGAAGGTGACGGCACCGATAAATACCCCTACATAAATTTCGATTTGATGGATAAATTCTTCGGCAGGGAGTAACCCTGTTTCTGGTTGTAGATAGTTACCCACTCCCACTAATACGGCAGCTAAACCCACAAAACTATGGAGGATAGCTACTAATTCGGGCATGGATGTCATGGCTACCCGTGAGGCAAGGATTGCACCAATAATGACGGCGGGGATAATCGCCCCTATTAATAAGCTATAGTTGCCTACTTGAGAACTAAATGCGGTGGCTATAAATGCGATCGCCATTCCTGCGATGCCATATATATTAGCTTTTCTAGCGGTTTCTTGTTGGGATAATCCTGCTAGGCTGAGGATAAATAAGGCGCTGGCGCCAATATAGGCGACGGTGATTAAATTGGAGTTCATATTGTTAATAATTGATAATTGATAGTTGATAATGATTGATTTCAGATTACAACCATGAAAAGTAATGCAATTCAAGAAAAGTCATTTAAGTTTGCGATTAGAGCCGTAAATTTTTATAAATATCTCACTTTGGAAAAAAAAGAGTATGTTTTATCAAAGCAAGTATTGAGAAGCGGTACTGCTATTGGTGCATTAGTTAGAGAAGCTCAACAAGGGGAAAGTAGGGCTGATTTTATTCATAAAATGGCGATCGCACTGAAAGAAGCTAAAGAAACTGAATATTGGATTCTTTTACTTAATGAAACCGACTATATGGACAAAATAGCATTTAATTCCATGTTTAAAGATATAGAAGAATTA of Cyanobacterium sp. HL-69 contains these proteins:
- the fbaA gene encoding class II fructose-bisphosphate aldolase FbaA, which translates into the protein MALVPMRLLLDHAAENGYGIPAFNVNNLEQILSIMEAAHEADSPVILQASRGARKYAGENFLRHLILAAVETYPHIPVAMHQDHGNSPATCYSAIRNGFTSVMMDGSLQEDAKSPATFEYNVNVTAEVVKVAHSVGASVEGELGCLGSLETGMGEAEDGHGFEGKLDHSQLLTDPEEAVEFVERTQVDALAVAIGTSHGAYKFTRKPTGEILAISRIEEIHAKLPNTHLVMHGSSSVPQEWLDMINEYGGKIPETYGVPVEEIQKGIKSGVRKVNIDTDNRLAITAAIREAAAKDPSNFDPRHFLKPSMKYMKQVCLDRYEQFWTAGNASKIKQIGLDEFAAKYAKGELSATTKKTVAV
- the cysE gene encoding serine O-acetyltransferase translates to MKNIIKTIWFYIKFIIFSPLLIPYYLTTEKELIKKDITKWIECLSIEANSSNIQLIHILQNSPEYRNLYYFRLSKGNLSAKISMYILKIIYRPCGYFFLDQSCNIGGGLFIQHGFSTIIMADIGENCWINQQVTIGYKDKTGRPNIGNNVRITAGAKVFGNIDIGDNVVIGANAVVTKNVPPNCVVVGIPAYIIKKDGERVRQELV
- the pgi gene encoding glucose-6-phosphate isomerase Pgi encodes the protein MMDNLQLWQRYQDWLYYHEGLELYVDISRMGFDDDFYNNLQPKFVDAFDAVEKLEQGAIANPDEKRMVGHYWLRNADIAPNQEIKKEINDSLAKIKAFTTDIHSGKITTPNGEKFTDLLSIGIGGSALGPQFVSSALTDTHPPLKIHFIDNTDPAGIDRTLAQIGDKLKTTLVLVISKSGGTPETRNGMLEAKKAYENKDLNFPDYAVAITMMDDSSKLYKVVQEEKWLNCFAMFDWVGGRTSELSAVGLLPAALEGIDIQAMLDGAREMDMATRIPDVKKNPAALLALGWYYAGNGKGEKDMVILPYKDSLLLFSRYLQQLVMESLGKEEDLDGNKVYQGIAVYGNKGSTDQHAYVQQLREGVANFFVTFIEVLKDRAENSLELEPNITSGDYLSGLLQGTRKALYDNGRDSITVTINEVTPKMVGALIALYERAVSIYAYLINVNAYHQPGVEAGKKAAASILDLQRRVLEVVKSSNNSLKIADIANKVDPQEVEAIYKILRHLEANNRGIILKGDRKGSGSAGLTIPSQLTVNYHQ
- a CDS encoding Pentapeptide repeat, translated to MNTPTSLILSNSIFEWNQWRKENPDVIPNLSGVDLTKQDLRNINLSSTILLRANLTGVNLSNANCRNANFEGANLTEAIVDDSNFSKANMAGINLAKSHINNTDFSGVDLSHSNLTKAELIECYLIKANLKLAILQETNLNNSYLTQANLMDAKLVQSNLTNVDLSNANVVGANFAKADLTGVTIEDWMIDRTTKLDQVYCNYFYCQSRQKIINDNGNLVNFEVLISKVNQENVIQVENNVPDYRYTPALLNKNIPYNQKNNKQFNPKKEYLDSSIQRLQSRWKNHQN
- the trkA gene encoding trk system potassium uptake protein TrkA yields the protein MYILIGGAGMTGLELAKALLAINHTVAVIDADPLACQYAREKIGVMAFEGSAVNTTLLMEAGISKATSVIAALREDALNLAMVTLSKHYGVPQIVVRMNDSDFYEPYLLAGATHIISTTQLAINRMINAIEYPQVDAMMHFEQGQVEVVKLSIPDQCYIVGRSLAELAQDPRFPAGTLIIGYQAHPHEDLMIPNGNTILEKGSTILAVTKPDLVRKVIDFISMCA
- the pntB gene encoding NAD(P) transhydrogenase beta subunit PntB, translating into MNSNLITVAYIGASALFILSLAGLSQQETARKANIYGIAGMAIAFIATAFSSQVGNYSLLIGAIIPAVIIGAILASRVAMTSMPELVAILHSFVGLAAVLVGVGNYLQPETGLLPAEEFIHQIEIYVGVFIGAVTFTGSIIAFGKLRAIISSKPLMLPARHFLNLGMLGATIYLGYNFLNTETGLQPLLIMTGIACLLGIHLVAGIGGADMPVVISMLNSYSGWAAAAAGFMLNNDLLIITGALVGSSGAILSFIMCKAMNRSFISVILGGFGEGNKKTASGEKQEVGEAVATNIDEVADMLVEAKSVIITPGYGMAVAQAQHGVSEITKILKSRKVNVRFGIHPVAGRLPGHMNVLLAEANVSYDIVLEMDEINEDFPETDLVLVIGANDTVNPSALEDPQSAISGMPVLEVWKAQNCVVMKRSLATGYAGVDNPLFYKENTKMLFGDAKVNVDSLLVALREKTARKGKVLVSR